DNA from Agathobaculum sp. NTUH-O15-33:
CAGCATCCTTTTTGCCGAGCAGCCGAGAAATGTTAGAGCCCGCCCCGTTGCCAAACAGCAGCCCCACACCCATGGCGACCATGGTTAGCGGATAGACCACCGTAACGGCGGCTGTTTGCAGGGTGCCCAATGTGCCGATAAAAAAAGCGTCCACCAGATTATAGACCGTGGAGATCAGCATACCGGTCATGGCCGGTATGCCGAGCCGCAAAAGCGCGGGCTTCACCGGCGCTTTTTCCAACAGCTCGGTGTGTGTTTCTTGCATGATAAATCCTTCTTTCCGGTTTTCGCGTCAGTTAGCACCTCTACAGTATAAAAGCTAAACAATATAGGTAAAAAAATACCGCGTTAGCAGGTATTTCTTTTTGATCCTCATTCGGTTTTCCTGATCGCGGCGCTTTTTAAGCCGTTTTCTTTCGCCTGCTTGCGCCAACCATAATGGGCGGCCAGCTTATATAAAAAGCGTGGAAGATTCGGCTCTACAAACAGATCATTTTGGGCGCTTCCGGCTTCTATCGTCTTGACAAGCCGATCGATCGCCTTGCCCAAATTAACGAGCGGCCCATGTCCCATTGGCGCCATCTGCACCATTTCCCCCGCGCCGATTCCCACCGCGCAGCCCCTTTGAAAGCCGCACTGATCGCACCAATTCCAAAGGATATCGATCGCTATGCTGTTTTGCGCGGCGTCATAAAACCCATTGTTGACCAGCGTGTAGACTCTGATCTTTTCCCGTCCCGTTATGCTTGCCTGTTGGACGGCGCTTAACGCTTGCAGCAGGTTGGAAGGCACGCCATCCACATAGAGCGGGCATGCGATCACAAAAACATCGCTGCCGGATAGGTCAGCCGCCAAGGCAGCCAGATTGGTGCCGGTCGACTGATACATCGTTATCTCGTTTTCCGCCGCCAGTTTATCTTTTAGGATATCCAGCAAATATAGAGACGTACTTCGCTTTGGGCGCGGGCTGCCGCTTAACATTACAATTTTCATTGAGTTGCCACCCCGATTTCTTCCGCCGTTTCATAAAACAGTACCGAACAGCCTGCCGCGCCCAAATTGATCGCGTTGGCGTTGACCAATCTTTTTGCGATGCTCCGCTCGTTATCGCCGCACGTTCCATAAAAGTGTACGTTTAGCTGAAAGGGATTTTGGTGCCGCATTTGATGGTGCATCTGTCCATCGATATACCGGAAATACGGCAGCAAATAACCGATCGAACGGTCTAAAACAGCCTTTACATTGGCCGAATAGCCGCCATATAAAATGGGACTGACGATCATGACCTCGCTGCATTGCGCAAAGTAGGAAGGGAGCACCGAAGCCCGATCCTTTATTACACACCGGCCGGGCGTTTTAATCCAGCACCCAAAACAACCGATACAGTGCGCGACCGGCGGGTTGGCGGAAAAGAGCAGGTCCATCCCCTGTCGCCGGTCAAAAGTCGCCTCCAAACGCGGCTCCACATCATAAATCAGTAATCGTTTTGCCATATGGTCTCACCGCCCTTTACTCTTCCCGCAAGCCTTCATCGATGACCTTCTCGAAGGCTTCAAAATATTCCGCCATGCTTTCCAAAAGCGGCTCCGGCATTTCTCTGAGCAGGTTCAAGGCTTTGTCGCCCGCCTGCCGATGGTAGGCCGCGTGTGCTTCGTGATTCTTTTTTCCCGCCGCGGTGAGGTTCAGCACCACCTCGGTATCCGAATCCGGCGATACCCGTTTTTCCACCGCGCCTTTATCAACCAGCTTATAGATCATTTGCGAAGCCGCGCCCTTCGTGACGCCCATAACCTCCGCAAGCGCGGTAATGTTGATATTCGTATGATCGCCAACGGCGGCGATCGTATGGATTTCCGCCTTGGATAGCGGCACCTCGGTACCGTAGGTGCGCTTTTTGTCCTCCCAACGGGTATATTTATGGACAACGCGCTCCATCAGCGCGGTCAGCTCAGAAAAGTCCCTCATGCTATCATCCTCCAATTTTAGCATCTATACAGTTTAGTTTCTAAACTCATAATAGGCGCTTTCTTCCCATTTGTCAATAGGGTACGCAAAAAGGGCGGCACAGTTTTCCTGTGCCGCCCGGGGCGCGCTTCCGTTATTTATCCAATAGGCCCAGACGATCGAGCACGACCGCAAGCTGTTCGCGCGTGGCGCAAGAGCGCGGCGCGGTGCCGTCCATAATGCCCTGTTTCTTCGCGTCGGCCCAAGCTTCTACCGCGTAGCGGCTGGGCGCCTTCTCCTCCTGCGCCGCCAGATAGCCGTTCAGCGCCGTATCGAACATCCGATTAAACTCTTCTTGTGTCATTTCGGGCTCCTTTCGGTAGTTTTTATAACACAGATCAAGGTCTACGTTGGTCGGAATGCCGGGCACGCGCCCGGTCGAGGCATACTGCCACATTTCATAGCGGCCCGTATAGGTAGGCTTTGCGCTCCACTGCGCCAGCCACACGTCGCAGGGCGGCAGTTGCTCCACATCGATGTAATGCGTCAGCCAATCCTCGTTGGCGTAAACGCCGCAGGGCCTCCCATTGGCACGAATGACCTCTAAAAATGCCGCGCAAAGGCCAGTGATGTTTTGTCTGGAAAACACGAACCCATGCCGCGCCTTGTACCCGTCCGCGTCCTCCATATCGAGCCAAATGGGCATGGTGGGCCGTCTGGTGCCCAAAACGGAAAGCACATGGTTCGCTTCCGCGCGGGCGTCCGCGTCGTTCAGCGCATAGCTGTAATGGTAGACCCCGCGCAGCAGCCCGGCTTCTCCCGCCTGCTCATAGTTATAGGCAAAGCGTTCGTCCACACTGTACAGGCCATAGCTTGACCGAATCACAGCGAATTGCTGCCCATGCTGCGCTACCTGCGGCCAATCGATCGCGCCGTCGTGCTCGCTGACGTCGATCCCTCTCAGCATCCGCCATTCCTCCTTTCATCGGATAGAATTTCTGGTTCTACCCTATGCGGGGAACGGCGCCCTTATGCCGCCGGCAGCGTCACGCCGTGAGATTCCGCAGGATCTCCTGATAGCGCCTTGTGGCAAGCTCGCTCGTCCCGCCTTTTTTTGCAAAAGCGCAGCGCCCCGAGCTTGGGAACGACCCTTTCAACCGGCACCTCCCCATGGACCGTTTTGGATCGAAGTGCTTCAAAGGCCTCTAAAAAGCGCGGGTCGGCCTTGGCCCGGTCATAGAACGATAGCACATACACATAGTAAAACAGGCCGTAGCCGCGAAAGGGATATTCGATCTGCATGAACCGGGAACCAATGCCATAGTGGCAAGGGCTGATTGGCTTACGAATGACCCAGTGTTCCAAAAGAAATTCCACCGCCCGGTCGAGGCGTTGTTCCTTGTTGAGAACACGCGCATAGCGAAACAAATCCAAGACTTCCAAGGTCGTATAGGGGGTGGAGTATGCGGTCTCCTCGCCCCTGCCAAAGCTATATTTATTGCACTTCCAGCCGCCATCCTGCTGTTGCGTTACAAGGAAATAGTCAAACGACTTTTTCACCCGTTCGTCGTCCGCATAGCCCATGCGGCACAAAACATTTACCGCCAAAGCGGTATGACATGGATATATCCCGCCGGTGGGCGAAACTTTTATTCTTCCATCCTCTCTCCAGCCGTCAAAAATGAGCGCGGCGACGTGTTTCATCACCTCATCCTCCGGCGGCACCCCGAGTTCCAATAGATATAACGCGCTTTCCAAGGTCGTAAAGGGCGCGCCTTTCAGCAATTTGTGATCGGGCGTCGTCCAATAGTCCGCGCCATTATCATACCGGTGCGATAAAATTGCCTCCACATCGGCCATATATTGTTGTTCCATATCGACGGGTCACCTCACTCCTGATTTTCATGCTAACAGTATACCACCGATCCGAGGGGCGCACAATTTTGGGTACAAAGAGATCGGTTTACGCTAGCAAATCATTTTTCAGTACTTCCATACATTCCAACGCACTGCGAATCATAGCGGTCACCACCTCTATTTGATAGGGCGGCGCGGTTTTCCATAGGTCAGAAAGTACATTAAAACCGCTCAGTTCATTATCGTTCAAGCAATCTTCCAGCAAATAGGTTGGCGATACCGCAAGCTCCCTGCATAGGCTAACGAAAACCGTCAGACTGGGAATCTTACGGCCTGCCTCAATTTGCCGAAAATAGGTCGCGTTGATATGACACAACTCGGATAAATGTTCTCCTGTCAATCCCTTGGCTTTACGCGCCGCCTTGATTCGCTTTCCCATACCGCTTTGTTCTGCCACTTTCAATTCCTCCGTCCATCATAACCTTTCTGTGTAGGTAACGCTATCATAACATTAAATCTTTAGGGGTGGAATTGCCGTTAATAGTAATTTTACTACCACAGGTAGCTCGCACCGCTCGCAATTTCATACGCGGCAGTAGCCGCGACGGCGGCGTGAGTCACGCCGCCCTACATGCTTGGTCGATGCATCCCTTTTGTAGGGCCGGGTGACCTCACCCGGCCGCCCGCGGCTACCGCCGCGCATATAATTGTGAGCGCCAGCGAACCTCCTATTGAGGCGAAGGCCTCACTCATCGGAAACGCGCGTTCGCGCGGGATTCTTCGCTCTGCTCAGAATGACGGGGATGTGGAAAATGGGCGCGCCAATCAGGCCGGTCCGGCCGTGCGAAGGCTCCCTTCCACGGAATCCCTAGGCACCCGGTACGGCTCTCCCCAACTTGTTAATGATAACAAAAGGGCGGCACGCTCTTCCCCTGACAGGAGCAGCGAAAAGGATGGATGTCAAGAGGGAAACGCATGAGAAAAACAAGGGATTCACCGAGCTAGTAGGGCGCGACGCCCTCGGCGCGCCGTCTCGAAGGGACGTAACACTTCCTAAGAAACCATGTCTCTTCGTTCGGCCGTACCAGCCTGTTTGATGCTCTCACTTATCCCGGCTCTTCGCTCTCGGCGCGCCGAGGGCGTCGCGCCCTACATTTTCTGTGCTTGCGTTACCTTTTTCT
Protein-coding regions in this window:
- a CDS encoding flavodoxin family protein → MAKRLLIYDVEPRLEATFDRRQGMDLLFSANPPVAHCIGCFGCWIKTPGRCVIKDRASVLPSYFAQCSEVMIVSPILYGGYSANVKAVLDRSIGYLLPYFRYIDGQMHHQMRHQNPFQLNVHFYGTCGDNERSIAKRLVNANAINLGAAGCSVLFYETAEEIGVATQ
- a CDS encoding helix-turn-helix domain-containing protein translates to MAEQSGMGKRIKAARKAKGLTGEHLSELCHINATYFRQIEAGRKIPSLTVFVSLCRELAVSPTYLLEDCLNDNELSGFNVLSDLWKTAPPYQIEVVTAMIRSALECMEVLKNDLLA
- a CDS encoding NAD(P)H-dependent oxidoreductase, whose translation is MKIVMLSGSPRPKRSTSLYLLDILKDKLAAENEITMYQSTGTNLAALAADLSGSDVFVIACPLYVDGVPSNLLQALSAVQQASITGREKIRVYTLVNNGFYDAAQNSIAIDILWNWCDQCGFQRGCAVGIGAGEMVQMAPMGHGPLVNLGKAIDRLVKTIEAGSAQNDLFVEPNLPRFLYKLAAHYGWRKQAKENGLKSAAIRKTE
- a CDS encoding MarR family winged helix-turn-helix transcriptional regulator; this translates as MRDFSELTALMERVVHKYTRWEDKKRTYGTEVPLSKAEIHTIAAVGDHTNINITALAEVMGVTKGAASQMIYKLVDKGAVEKRVSPDSDTEVVLNLTAAGKKNHEAHAAYHRQAGDKALNLLREMPEPLLESMAEYFEAFEKVIDEGLREE
- a CDS encoding prenyltransferase; its protein translation is MEQQYMADVEAILSHRYDNGADYWTTPDHKLLKGAPFTTLESALYLLELGVPPEDEVMKHVAALIFDGWREDGRIKVSPTGGIYPCHTALAVNVLCRMGYADDERVKKSFDYFLVTQQQDGGWKCNKYSFGRGEETAYSTPYTTLEVLDLFRYARVLNKEQRLDRAVEFLLEHWVIRKPISPCHYGIGSRFMQIEYPFRGYGLFYYVYVLSFYDRAKADPRFLEAFEALRSKTVHGEVPVERVVPKLGALRFCKKRRDERACHKALSGDPAESHGVTLPAA
- a CDS encoding glycoside hydrolase family 25 protein, with translation MLRGIDVSEHDGAIDWPQVAQHGQQFAVIRSSYGLYSVDERFAYNYEQAGEAGLLRGVYHYSYALNDADARAEANHVLSVLGTRRPTMPIWLDMEDADGYKARHGFVFSRQNITGLCAAFLEVIRANGRPCGVYANEDWLTHYIDVEQLPPCDVWLAQWSAKPTYTGRYEMWQYASTGRVPGIPTNVDLDLCYKNYRKEPEMTQEEFNRMFDTALNGYLAAQEEKAPSRYAVEAWADAKKQGIMDGTAPRSCATREQLAVVLDRLGLLDK